Proteins encoded within one genomic window of Jiangella mangrovi:
- a CDS encoding 2Fe-2S iron-sulfur cluster-binding protein — protein MTAADELFEVSLLVNGVPRSATVPARRLLSDFLRHDLELTGTHVGCEHGVCGACTVLVDGRPIRSCLQFAVTVDGASVTTVEGCTRADGELGHVQQAFRDCHGLQCGFCTPGFVTTITAYLEENPAPTEEQAREAIAGNLCRCTGYQNIVASVLRAAELRAGAAGEVTPS, from the coding sequence GTGACGGCCGCCGACGAGCTGTTCGAGGTCTCTCTGCTGGTCAACGGCGTGCCACGGTCGGCGACGGTGCCCGCCCGGAGGCTGCTGTCGGACTTCCTGCGCCACGACCTCGAGCTGACCGGCACCCACGTCGGCTGCGAGCACGGCGTCTGCGGCGCCTGCACGGTGCTGGTCGACGGCCGCCCCATCCGGTCATGCCTGCAGTTCGCCGTCACCGTCGACGGCGCCTCGGTGACGACCGTGGAGGGCTGTACCCGGGCGGACGGCGAGCTGGGCCACGTCCAGCAGGCGTTCCGCGACTGCCACGGGCTGCAGTGCGGCTTCTGCACGCCCGGCTTCGTCACGACGATCACGGCGTACCTCGAGGAGAACCCAGCGCCGACGGAGGAGCAGGCGCGCGAGGCGATCGCCGGCAACCTGTGCCGCTGCACCGGTTACCAGAACATCGTCGCGTCGGTCCTGCGCGCGGCGGAGCTCCGGGCCGGGGCGGCGGGGGAGGTGACGCCGTCGTGA